The proteins below are encoded in one region of Delphinus delphis chromosome 4, mDelDel1.2, whole genome shotgun sequence:
- the DYNLT2B gene encoding dynein light chain Tctex-type protein 2B isoform X1, with product MSVAAPFSKRTSFSAVEGLPETEKNAGESENTYILRPIFQQRFRPSVVRDCIHAVLKEELANAEYSPEEMPQLTKRLSENIKDKLKEMGFDRYKMVVQVVIGEQRGEGVFMAARCFWDADADNCTHDVFMNDSLFCVVAAFGCFYY from the exons ATGTCGGTCGCCGCACCCTTCTCAAAGCGCACGTCCTTCTCTGCGGTCGAAGGGTTACCTGAGACTGAGAAGAACGCTGGAGAGTCCGAGAATACCTATATTCTGCGGCCCATTTTCCAGCAAAG GTTCAGACCCTCTGTGGTTAGAGACTGTATCCATGCTGTGCTCAAGGAGGAACTGGCAAATGCTGAATACTCTCCAGAAGAAATGCCTCAGCTCACAAAACGTTtatcagaaaatattaaagataaattaaaag aaatggGATTTGACCGATATAAAATGGTGGTGCAAGTAGTGATTGGAGAACAAAGAGGGGAAGGTGTATT CATGGCTGCTCGCTGTTTCTGGGATGCTGACGCTGACAACTGTACTCATGATGTTTTCATGAAT gacaGTTTATTCTGTGTTGTAGCGGCATTTGGCTGTTTCTACTATTGA
- the DYNLT2B gene encoding dynein light chain Tctex-type protein 2B isoform X2 — MSVAAPFSKRTSFSAVEGLPETEKNAGESENTYILRPIFQQRFRPSVVRDCIHAVLKEELANAEYSPEEMPQLTKRLSENIKDKLKEMGFDRYKMVVQVVIGEQRGEGVFPSDLSTKNLECSLEPQPQQHGCSLFLGC, encoded by the exons ATGTCGGTCGCCGCACCCTTCTCAAAGCGCACGTCCTTCTCTGCGGTCGAAGGGTTACCTGAGACTGAGAAGAACGCTGGAGAGTCCGAGAATACCTATATTCTGCGGCCCATTTTCCAGCAAAG GTTCAGACCCTCTGTGGTTAGAGACTGTATCCATGCTGTGCTCAAGGAGGAACTGGCAAATGCTGAATACTCTCCAGAAGAAATGCCTCAGCTCACAAAACGTTtatcagaaaatattaaagataaattaaaag aaatggGATTTGACCGATATAAAATGGTGGTGCAAGTAGTGATTGGAGAACAAAGAGGGGAAGGTGTATT CCCTTCAGATCTTTCAACGAAGAACTTGGAGTGTTCATTGGAACCCCAGCCTCAGCAG CATGGCTGCTCGCTGTTTCTGGGATGCTGA
- the TM4SF19 gene encoding transmembrane 4 L6 family member 19, whose translation MACSRTCSQVLGLSLGTTALFAAAANTVLLLPNWDVTYLLRGLIGRHAMLGSGLWGGGLMVLTAATRISLTGWRYGCFSKSGPCQSMLTALLSSGLAFLGALICFITSGVALKDGPFCMFDVSSFNQTQAWKHGYPFKDLQNRNYLYDHSLWNSVCLEPSKAVMWHVCFFSALLCISLLQILLVVIHFINSFLGLFCSLCEK comes from the exons ATGGCATGCTCACGGACCTGCTCCCAAGTACTGGGGCTGAGCCTCGGGACTACAGCCCTGtttgctgctgcagccaacacAGTGCTCCTCCTTCCTAACTGGGATGTGACCTACCTGTTGAGGGGCCTCATTGGCAGGCATGCCatgctgggctctgggctctggggaGGAGGCCTCATG gtTCTCACTGCAGCTACCCGCATCTCCTTGACGGGCTGGAGATACGGCTGCTTCAGTAAGAGTGGGCCCTGCCAAAGT ATGCTTACTGCTCTGTTGTCAAGTGGCCTGGCTTTTCTTGGGGCCTTGATTTGCTTTATCACTTCTGGAGTAGCCCTGAAAGATGGTCCTTTTTGCATGTTCGATGTTTCGTCCTTCAATCAGACACAGGCTTGGAAACATGGTTACCCATTCAAAGACCTGCAAAACAG GAATTATTTGTATGACCATTCACTCTGGAATTCTGTCTGCCTGGAGCCTTCTAAAGCTGTCATGTGGCACGTGTGCTTCTTCTCTGCCCTTCTGTGCATCAGCCTCCTCCAGATTCTCCTGGTGGTCATTCATTTCATCAACAGCTTCCTGGGCCTTTTCTGCAGCCTCTGTGAGAAGTAA